The genomic interval gTATATATTAGACTACTTCACGCTGAACTAAGACTGTGGAGACACGAAAAACTCTGGGCAACTGAAGATTCAGGGAAACCTGAGAAGGAAATGAGACTCAAACTTTGATCCACTCGGTGAAAAAGGTTCACTTAATCCCCCTATGATTAGTGAAGGAGCGCCTCTGGTAACATTATAACATAACAGAAATTCCTGGTACATTCTCAAAAACAATGTTGGTCAGAAGATCCTGGAGAGTGGTTACACTGCagtctctcctgtgtgtgtttaattcagGATTTTTTCTTCAAACCTTCAGCACCACTTCTGGCTCTCACAACAACACTGTCCAGACCCCAATTTTCCTTTTAAGTCGATTTGCTGATAAGCATTTCTTGACAACACTGGGAGCTGTTTATCAAAACTCATagtgaagggggaaaaaaaacagaagaaaaagaagctcCTATGTCTGTGTTAGTACCAGAATAACAGAGGTTGCTGGTTGTTCTCTCTTCAGAGTTTTCTCTCCACAGCTGTTGCTCTGCACAGCCTCAGTTCATGAACTGTCATCACACTTTCATCTCATCCACCCACCACGGTTCAGGGCCATGACAGGTGGAGGTGGCAGCGGGACCTGTGACTGTCCTGGAGGCACAGGAGGTGGAGGGTAACCTGTAGGTGGGAGGCCCATCCCAGGAGGGGGCACGTGGCCGGGTGGCATGCGTGGAGGCGGTGCCGGAGGGTAACTGTTGTAACCTGGAGGCGGATATGTTGGAGGCAAGTTGGGTGGTGGGTAGTTGGAAGGAGGCGGGGGGCCTGGAGGCGGTGCTGCAGGTGGAGGATAGACGTGGGGGTGGTATGGTGGGATTGGGGGCGCATAGGTGGGTGGCATGGGAGCGTAGGAGGGACCCTCTGTCTTCATCATTGACTGCAGGCTCTGATAGCCCTCTCCAGACATGTAGGAGCTGGTGGTGGACATGATGTAGTTGGTGGGTGGTGGCGGAGGCGGGCGATGGGGCAGTGGAGGGGGCTGATGTGGAGGTGGAGCGTGTGGGAGTGGAGGAGCAGCCTCACTCACTGGCTCCGCCTCTGTGGGAGGCGCTGGCAATGGAGCTTTTCGTTCTGGTGAAAGTGAGCAAGACAGAGAGCAAacttaacaaaaatgtcatcattaatAGCGCTACTGATTGCAACATGATCTAAATAAGCTTTTACTTTTCCAGGCAATCCTATATCAGGCTTTAATCTGATTTGGTGAGGTAAGAAGATTGTGTGTTGGGAAACAATATGTCCCAAAAGCTGCTGGTTATGTAAGCAGACTGAGATGCTGTCTAAGCTTGAGTACCGTGCAGGGGGTCCTGCCAGCCCATCATATCTGAAAATTACCCTCTACTACAATCTAAATCATTGTAACTTCCTTGTCATTTAGTCCCCATACACATAGTTAGGAGAAGACAATTCAAACAATGCCGGGACAAAGGAAAACAGCGTACAAGCAAAGCTCTGTTTCTGTGGGTAAGGCCTTGACTGAAAGTAGAGGACTTAAACTGACCTGGGGGAGGCTGTGACGTAGGCAGAGGCGGCATTGGACTCTCCAGCCTTGGAATCTTTGACCCAACTTGTTCTGGAAATgaaccacacacatgcaatttttttttaattctaaaaaTTGCACTTTTCCATGCAATCAAAATCAACATTATAATTAGCAAATATTCTTGGAGGTATTTGAATACTTTAAAGGCCATATTAGCTGAGTTCTGTCTGCATTGAGGATTAAAGGGGATTGTTACCTGGAGGCTTTGGTTCATCTTTGGGGGACGtctgaaacaaagaaattgtaTTCAAATAGTTTAAACTTTGTAGTAGGCTGAGTGTTCAGGTATAAACATATATAAGCAATAGTATctgatgaatatttaaaaaacaaaaacaaatatatagtTTTAAATTAAGGGAAAAGGTAATTTTCCCATGACCTTAGTTCTAGACCTACGATGGTCAATGAAACGACAGTGCATACTTACATGTAAGCGTTTGAGCTGCCGAGCAGGGCTGCTACTCTGAGGCGATGTCTTTtttggtggtggaggaggagggttggAGATGGGGGGCGGTCCCTGTGGGACAGGAGGAGCAGGGAGTACAGGTAGAGGTGGTCGATCCTTCTCCTGCATCTGCTGAGGGATGGGCTTATTGCCCTGTGAGTAAAGGTCCAGGATCTGGTGGCAAATGTCTGGAAGACAAGAGATGTTTTTGTTGGAACCGTCAATTAAGCAGATTGGACAATTATTGtgggaaagaagagaaaacatcaCGGTTTCATGGGGCGCACCTTCAAGCAGCTCCACTGGGACATCCTGGACAAACTGCTCCCACCAGCGACGCGACGACTGCTTGGAAGTCCACTCCTGAATGTCGAACTTGCAGAGGCGTCCGGCCAGGTACATGACAGCTACTGCAATGATCTCTGGCTCCCACTGCAGAGACAGCATGGTGCACAAGCTGGAGGGGACACAGGCAAAAACGTCTCCGTCAGATCAGAGTTACGTCCACAAAGTGCCAAAGTCATCaatgcacatatttttttttttaccaactaaCTGGTTTAGCAAGAAGAGTTTAAAGCATCAAATGAATACCAGCTCATTACCTGTCATTGACAAATGTCCATGCCATTTGCAGCACCTTGCACACTTTATTCTTGTCCCCTGAAAgtcagaaaataatcatatattTTACTGGTTCCttacataataacaacaacaacaacatggcagACTCTGTGTGGACTAGATGCCAAACATAATCCAGCTCACCTTTGAGCTGCTTCACATAGCGCAGCAGAAACATGTAGGGGTGCTCCACCTGCAGGTCAAACTTTATAGTCTGCAGCAAAATTCTCTCCAGCACCATCACCTCTTCCTgttggagaaaacacacaaatgttggTTATTTGAGATACACACTACTATCTTTAAATGTCATGAGTAGAGATAGTAAGACATGCACACAATCGATTTAATTGTTAAAGCAGATTAACAGCAATTAAGCTGCAGCATGTTTCATgataatttttcttttctttcagtgaCGACAAAATTCCTGCACTGTCAACCCCTGGTAATAACAAAGACAGTGTCACAAGacaacaaagtgaaaataaaatgaaactgcACCTTCGGGTCGTCTCCAAACTGTGCAAACTGCACATCATTCAGTAAGCTGCGGGCTGTTTTGATGATGTCTTTACACTTCTTTGGGGTTTCCTCCACTTTCCCAGCCAGGAAAAGGCAGCAGGCGCCCGTCACCTGTTAATATAATCATGGCCATAAACCCTGCTTATTTCATTCACTTCAACATGTGTcacttaaaacttaaatatcACTTACGTATCTGGGGAACTGCTTGAAGGAGTGAAACATGTAGAAGCGGTGGAAATATATGATGCCAGTTGCAAGTGTGTCATAGTGTCTGACAACAGTTAAGGACTTTACACAAACCATTCAGTTATTTGCATAATTGACTGTTCACTAAGAATGTGTATATACACGTCTTTATGCATAAATACCAACAATTGCTGTAAGAGTGTAGTAAGAACAGAATTATGTTTTTGGTTGTataatttctttaaaatatGGACAATCTTTtcgctttttttctttaacatttaCTACATTTACATCAGGGACAAACTGAACCAGATGATTTCTGCTATGTATCTTATAACCCTTTCCCAGTAGTAAAAACTATCAATCACCCAGTCAAGGATACAAGCCAAGTCGTGTCCCGACATCGAATATGAAGCGTGCTCCTTCTCTGCGATACCGGGCCTCTGTGCCAGGGTCCAGGCCCTCGGACTGAGATGGGGTGTGGGCCAAATCCTTTTTGTCCCAGTACCAGCATGGCTTAATGTGGTCCAGCGGTGATTGCCCCGTCATTGAGAAGTGCTCCTTGGATTCTTTCATCTGTTGAGGAGAGGCGTTGGATGGACCTGCTGCACTGGACTGCTAAAGACAACAAAGACTCTAGTTATGAATATTATGATTTCTGGCACGTTTTATTCAAGTAGCATAATTTCCTATTAACAGTGTTGTTTAAATTCACaattaaatgtttgaaaacaatgatatttggacacaaaatgtcaaatatgtggAATATAAGGAGGGGTATGCTCATATTTTGACATTTCTAACTAGAAATTGCACAACTTCAAGCCTTTTTTATTTGCTATTACCATATCTTTATAGTAttataagagaaaaaaacaagatatgTACATATTCATGCACATACTACAACAAAATAGGCAAACATTCCTGGGGTAAATATGAGTGTGCAGAAGGGTTTTCTCATGtgagacataaaacaaaaaagtcaaaaacacaatgtggctaacaatataaatactaaaatattaatataaatggcTTGTATACTACAATGCCtagttgtaaaaacaaaaagaactgCATTCTTAATAGGGGCTTTACGAAGTGTGCCATCTTTGGATATGGATTGGATATAAAGTAAAGTCAATTCCTTtaactgctgccttgtgtgggtCAGTTTGACCCGCTCGGTTAAGAATGGCACTGTTCCCCCTGGCTGTGGGATATGGAGGAAGCAGGAGGGTTAACTTCCTCCCGGTAAACACTGAATGAAATTAAGATTTCTGAGAATGTATTTTCCTTTTGCAATGTCATTTTCCTGTAGACGCTGTTTAATTAGCTGTTACCAGATACAAATAGACAGAAGAACAAACACGAAGGAAGAAGAGATAACATAATCTATAGGGGACAAATAGTTTAGCATGGCACTTCTTCCATTCAGTCATGGGTAAACTGCACCTGATACCTCTGTAACTAGTAAATAACCTataattacatacacatgtcatAAATAATCATTACACTGGTGGCATTGATGTCCGCTTAATGTCGATATTTGCGACAACGAAGACTGAATCCAAGCAATTAGTACATCATGACGAAACTATAAAACGCTAGCTTATGTTAGCTGAAGTTAGCCTGCCGGCTTCAGTAACCTAACACGCGTGAATTGGTGTGGATATTTAACGTCCAATAGTACACGGGTAACACACGAGCATCTTAAAATGAACGAGAGGTATCAGACAAGTGCACTTAAAGTTGTCAGTTAAGCAGGTGAGTGTGTTCAACGGTGGCCGCGGCTAAGCTAACCTCGGCTAGCTGCACTCGCGGTCCAAACACCGCTCGGAgagctacttcctgtcaaagtGTATTCAGAATGAAACACGACTCTTACCTTCAACATGAAGCCTTCACGGTCAATCACCCAAACACGCACGCACTATACGATTAATCTACACTTATTCACAAATTCGGTAACAAGTGGTCAACAATAGTCCCCATTGTAACAAGGGTATCGCCATTATAGGATACGTCACAGATTATTGGATGGCGTCATGACGCAGGACAGTTGAGTTGAGGTAAGACATGTTTTCCTACTTTGAAGCAAATCCACAATCGATATTAACACATTAGCTCCAGGGAAATCACAGCatcaggaggaggaaaaacacatttcttcttatttatttttaacgtATGCTGTAATAATTAGGTTCCTTCCTATTATATCCGCTAGGGGGAGACAAATAATTACTTGTGGACATGTGCTGGCAGGACTGGATTTTGGGCACTCACAGTCGACCAGATAATTCAGTAAAGATGCCTCACACCATTTCTGGCGAAAAAAgtcacacatatatacatatactgtatagcaaacaataatataatttaaaataaacaaaagtaaacCTTATggtaatatataattatatacatatataaggtTACAGTAATATATAATTGCAGTCAGCAATGGCCATGAATTAAAACTTTACATTAGATAATCTGATCTTATTCCCTCTTTATATCAAaaccatgcccccccccccttttaatTTATGGCTACGCACATCTATTGGAATTGCAATTTAGCAAAAGCACACATTAGACGACTTTATGATCAACATGATTcttcaatattattatttccctCTGAACGTTGTTGGTGAGTTGGTGTGATGAAAAACACGATAACCATCATCATATCTGACATGGTGCAGTGTGGGTCTAGACTGCATTTAACATCCTGTGGGTCTCGTCATTCCCCTCCCAGCCTCACTTTAGAGAAAAAGCCAGCATTGAATCATTTACTCGGTCCAAATTAAAATTTGGTATCTGcatgtataatatatacacCCGAGCTCGGACAAATCCTCTTTACTGTGGGAGAAATTGTCAAGATGTGTCCTGTAGGAAAGTAAGAGCCTTGTCTAGTTGTATTGCCCGTAGCAAGGGAGCGTCTCAATCTGTCActcctgtgcacacacacacacacacacacacacacaggttttgcacgggtattcttctcaggacactgcactgacttccattcattcaaaCAGCCTAAACAAGTCTAATCTCTAATCTTAACCTggaccagttaatgcctaacctttatcttaacctaaccacaattatcTCTAAACTTCCTCAGAGAAGAAGTTCTGCCTTatgaggaccaggatttggaCTCAACGAGGACTACGGGTCCTGACAAGAacggtgtttatgccagaaaaggcccTTAACCCTAACAACTAAACCCAATtattaccctaaccctaaaaccaggtcttgcataaggaccagacaaaatgtcctgtttttttgGTCCTTACAAAGCTACAcatgcaagaacacacacacacacatatacacaaaccaCAGTAAATCAGCTTATGAATAATATATTCTTGTTCTtactttattaatattaaacatTGCATAATGAAGCACCAACTATAAGCAAATCCCAGAGCAATATTCATATTACCACGAGCTGTCCTAGAGTGGACCTTTCCTTGTTTATGTCAGTGCTGTCACATTGTGGTTAAACACATCAACTATGGCTGCTTTGATCAGTTTGTACACTTAACCTCGAGCACATCGAACTCTCCTTTAGCGCTTTACATTTGTATTATATGCACTTTTAGTTGTTGGTCTATTTTAAGACATGACTGTTATTTTGTTGCTCTTCAGAGAGTAAACAAATGGGAAAGACATGAAAAATGGAAGATAAAAGGATGTGACGAAGGTTGTGACCCAGAATCAAACCCAGTTAAGTTGCATGTAATTTTGTCCACTGATGTACAAGAGCTGAACCTTGTCCTTGGGCTAATTCTGATGTTTTAACATAAATTATAAGTGCCTGGAATCTCATTAAATCTTGGGTAATTTTTTTTGGGTGGGAAAGAGCTTAAATGTCAACATAATATTCCTTGTCACTTGGACAAAGCTTTCATCTCAGCATATCCTCATCTCTGGTGTATCAGCGATGCCCTGCGGTGTGTTCAGGTATCTCACATTCAGTGATGGCACTTACCACGCCAGATGCATGTCTCCTCGGAGGCAACACTTTGGACTTAAAACCTTTCCTGTGTCCACAAGCAGGGGTATTTGtggtatgttggccctgtgcaACCCAGCTTAAACTGCCTTTGCCCAGAGCCAACAGAAACAAGCTATAATGGAGACATTGATGTATTATTGAGAAACCCATGGGTAAGGATCAAGGAGCTGCTTGCAGCCAGAGGAGATGGCaagagagtatgtgtgtgaacTCAGAATAATGTTTTCCTTTAGCATCCAAATGCGTCCAAGTCTGCTGTTGCTCTCTTGGCCTGATgcgaagaagaagaggaagaagacattTCATGTAATATCACATATCAAATTTATGCGCTCCAGTCAAAGCAATATGCTCGACAACATGCGCAGCCTATCTGTGAAAGATAGCTGTTATGCTGTGGTGTTTCCATGTGGAGTCTGCTGAGGTTATGTCTACTTGAGCCAGAGCTGAGatgacatttcatttatataaataattacTGTCCTGAAAGTCCCCTAGGCCTGCCCTGAAGCAATCAAACTTCTAATGCTCTTAAAATTGCCCACCATGATTTATTAATGGCAGACTGTAAAATGTATTGCTATAGCTGCATACTTCTCTGCTGAACCACAAGGAAACAGTGTCAACTTTGAGTGACCTTATTAggcttttgttttaattcagcAATGCACTTCAACCAGACTggagcaggtgtgaacagtgtgGTTCAAAAAAGGAACATTGAGTATGTTCTGCTCTAAACAGCTACTGTGAATTATGTGAAGAATAATTGCTCATTAGTGCCATTAACTGCCAGTGAGTGAACCTGATCCGCTCTTGGAGGACTCTCTTAGCTTCTGCAGAGGCTGCACTGCATTCTTGAAACAAGAGCAACAGCACGTTATATGTACGTTGAGAAATCACCTCATAAACCGGTTTGTAATGTCCCCAGACTGTGCCAACAGAGGgtactgttgcctcacaacatatttaaatgatcCGAACAACAAAGATGCAGCATGCTGTTTCCCCTCTGATCCTGTGTGAGGAGAAGTGTGCATGtgctttgcatttatttatcaatCAATGTGTAGCGGCATTCAATCCTTTGGTCACTTACAAAGCATATAAACGCTACAATAACATGAAAGTGGTAATTGTCTGAATTCAAATTGCTGCCAGACTGTTAATTTAGATATAATTGTAGATGGCTGTGATAATAATAAGTTCCTCCTGATATGCTTGCACATTTCAGCTGGCATTGTATcaaagggggggtggggggagttATAAACTAGTCAAAGCacgtgggggaaaaaaacaattgatAAAGAGAAATATTGATAATTAGACATCATGCTGTTTGTGGCCATTTGAGTTGATAAATGTTGAGGAGGAGAGTGTTTCCCACAAAAGTCAGGCAGGATAGGAACACGTTTTTGAGTGATAATTACTTTTCTGTGAAGCCATCGCAGCTTCCTCCTTGTGTCCGTGTGTTGTCCCTCACATGTCCGCGACGGTGCGTAACCTAAACAGACGCACTTGAACTTGAATCCCTTCTCT from Solea solea chromosome 17, fSolSol10.1, whole genome shotgun sequence carries:
- the ccnk gene encoding cyclin-K isoform X2, with the protein product MLKSSAAGPSNASPQQMKESKEHFSMTGQSPLDHIKPCWYWDKKDLAHTPSQSEGLDPGTEARYRREGARFIFDVGTRLGLHYDTLATGIIYFHRFYMFHSFKQFPRYVTGACCLFLAGKVEETPKKCKDIIKTARSLLNDVQFAQFGDDPKEEVMVLERILLQTIKFDLQVEHPYMFLLRYVKQLKGDKNKVCKVLQMAWTFVNDSLCTMLSLQWEPEIIAVAVMYLAGRLCKFDIQEWTSKQSSRRWWEQFVQDVPVELLEDICHQILDLYSQGNKPIPQQMQEKDRPPLPVLPAPPVPQGPPPISNPPPPPPKKTSPQSSSPARQLKRLHTSPKDEPKPPEQVGSKIPRLESPMPPLPTSQPPPERKAPLPAPPTEAEPVSEAAPPLPHAPPPHQPPPLPHRPPPPPPTNYIMSTTSSYMSGEGYQSLQSMMKTEGPSYAPMPPTYAPPIPPYHPHVYPPPAAPPPGPPPPSNYPPPNLPPTYPPPGYNSYPPAPPPRMPPGHVPPPGMGLPPTGYPPPPVPPGQSQVPLPPPPVMALNRGGWMR
- the ccnk gene encoding cyclin-K isoform X1, whose protein sequence is MLKQSSAAGPSNASPQQMKESKEHFSMTGQSPLDHIKPCWYWDKKDLAHTPSQSEGLDPGTEARYRREGARFIFDVGTRLGLHYDTLATGIIYFHRFYMFHSFKQFPRYVTGACCLFLAGKVEETPKKCKDIIKTARSLLNDVQFAQFGDDPKEEVMVLERILLQTIKFDLQVEHPYMFLLRYVKQLKGDKNKVCKVLQMAWTFVNDSLCTMLSLQWEPEIIAVAVMYLAGRLCKFDIQEWTSKQSSRRWWEQFVQDVPVELLEDICHQILDLYSQGNKPIPQQMQEKDRPPLPVLPAPPVPQGPPPISNPPPPPPKKTSPQSSSPARQLKRLHTSPKDEPKPPEQVGSKIPRLESPMPPLPTSQPPPERKAPLPAPPTEAEPVSEAAPPLPHAPPPHQPPPLPHRPPPPPPTNYIMSTTSSYMSGEGYQSLQSMMKTEGPSYAPMPPTYAPPIPPYHPHVYPPPAAPPPGPPPPSNYPPPNLPPTYPPPGYNSYPPAPPPRMPPGHVPPPGMGLPPTGYPPPPVPPGQSQVPLPPPPVMALNRGGWMR